The Sorangiineae bacterium MSr11367 genome window below encodes:
- a CDS encoding metal-dependent hydrolase, which produces MSGTITEMPQATFEPRNLQFGVDGGVPKYWVDGRKSVTTFFNNLSIFFPAGERFFIASVRAHQAHVKGARLHKEVRAFCAQEGIHSREHDRYNEMLERQGYPVAELEQRVEKLLARVTRRLPKRMQLAATAALEHFTALLAHALLKEAEKDTNIFDRAHPTMAALWKWHAAEESEHKCVAYDVYLAAGGYYGERVAVMAFATIVFWAKVFEHQAYMMKSDDTLYSPSEWAKLGWGLFGNPGTLRKILPLYFLYYKPSFHPRDLDCSAAIAQWKREFESSPEYQAA; this is translated from the coding sequence ATGAGCGGTACAATCACGGAGATGCCTCAGGCGACGTTCGAACCCCGCAATCTGCAATTCGGCGTGGACGGTGGCGTGCCCAAGTATTGGGTCGATGGCCGCAAATCGGTCACCACGTTCTTCAACAATTTGTCGATCTTCTTCCCCGCCGGAGAGCGCTTCTTCATCGCTTCCGTGCGCGCGCATCAGGCCCACGTGAAGGGCGCGCGCCTCCACAAAGAGGTGCGTGCGTTTTGCGCCCAAGAGGGAATCCATAGCCGCGAGCACGATCGCTACAACGAGATGCTCGAGCGCCAGGGCTACCCCGTCGCGGAGCTCGAGCAGCGGGTGGAAAAGTTGCTCGCGCGGGTGACGCGGCGTCTGCCGAAGCGCATGCAGCTCGCCGCCACGGCCGCGCTCGAGCACTTCACGGCCCTGTTGGCCCATGCGCTACTGAAGGAGGCCGAGAAGGATACGAACATCTTCGACCGTGCGCACCCCACCATGGCCGCGCTCTGGAAGTGGCACGCGGCCGAAGAGAGCGAGCACAAATGCGTCGCCTACGACGTGTACCTCGCGGCGGGCGGGTACTACGGCGAGCGCGTCGCCGTCATGGCCTTTGCCACCATCGTGTTCTGGGCCAAGGTCTTCGAGCACCAGGCGTACATGATGAAGTCCGACGACACCCTGTATTCGCCGAGCGAATGGGCCAAGCTCGGCTGGGGCCTCTTCGGCAACCCGGGCACCTTGCGCAAGATCCTGCCGCTGTACTTCCTCTATTACAAACCGTCGTTCCACCCGCGCGATCTCGACTGTTCGGCCGCGATCGCGCAGTGGAAACGCGAATTCGAGAGCTCCCCCGAGTACCAGGCTGCGTAG